The segment CGACCGGGTGCGCGCATGTTTCCAGAAGCAATGGACAATGGTTGCTTCCGAGGGCATAGGCAATACTCAATTTCGATGGATAATAGGAGCCGGATCGAGAATGCAGTATATCAGAAAAATAAAGTCCAAAGTTCAAAGTCCAAAGTCTGGAACCCAGATCAAAGTTCCAAGTTCAAAGTTCAAAAAGGCAAGTCCAAAGTTCCAAGTCCAAGGTCCAAAAGAACCAGTTCAAAGTTCAAAGTTCCAAGTTCAAAGTGCAGTTCAACTCTGACTTCTGACCTCCGGCTTCCTGCGTCTGGCCACTGGCTTCCGGTTATTTCCTCTGAGAACTGGGAACTGACAACTGGTTCTCTGACTTCTGATTTCCGACTTCTTTCTTCGGATGATCTTCTCTGAGAACTGAGAACCGAGAACTGACAACTGCTCTTCTCAAAAACCCTTTGTGATTTCATACATCCACCGAGTACAATCCCCGCATCGTTTTGCATGTTTCATCCAGAACAGATCGAATGATGAGTGAAGAATTCGAGAGGAGCCCATGCCGATCAGCAAACAACTTACGGTGGTGTTAGAGAACAAGCCGGGGGCGCTGGCAGAGCTGTGCACGGAGCTCTCCAAACTCGCGGTCAATATCACCGCGATCATGGCCCCTGAATCAAAATCGCAGACCCCCCTCCGCATGGTGACCAGCAGTCACGAGACCGCAAAACGTGTGCTCACATCGATGAACTTGAAATTTACCGAGGAGTCGGTGCTCACCCTGCGGGTTTCGGATCGTCCCGGCTCGCTGGGTCGTCTGACGCGCAAGCTGGCCGAAAACGAGATCAACATCGAGTACATCTATGGATCCATCGTGAAGGGAATGGGCAAGGCTCTGATTGTGGTCGCCGTATCGGACAACGAACGTGCGGCGAAGCTGGTATGATCTCAAGAAGGCGGCCCAACCGCATGGCCGAGACGTCGGATCGAGACGCATTGAAGATGCACCCGGCTGGGGACACCAGAAACTCAAGTTCGCTGTGCTACCCCCTGAATTCAACTTAAATTGAGGAACGACTCCATGAGTTCCCTTCTCCAATGGCGCAAGGAGTTTCCCATTCTGGAATCGACTTGCTACATGATTTCCAACTCGCTCGGCGCCATGCCGCGCAAGACCTACGATGACCTGCGCCAATATGCCGACACGTGGGCAAGGCGTGGTGTGCGGGCCTGGGAAGAAGCGTGGTGGATGATTCCCGCTGAGGTCGGAGACTTGATGGCACCCCTCATCGGGGCCGGGAGCGGGGAAGTAATCATGCAAACCAACGTGACCTTGACTCAGGCCCAGATTCTTTCTTGCTTTGAGTTCAAGCCGCCCCGAGACAAGATCGTCTGCGAAGCCATGAATTTTCCCTCCGTGATGTACCTTTACCAGCAGGCCACCCGACGGGGGGCTCGCTTCGAAACGGTTCCCAGTCACGACGGCATCCACACCCCCACCGAGGCGATGCTCCAGGCGATCGACGAAGAGACCCTGCTGGTTCCGATGTCTCATGTGATTTTTAAGAGTGCCTACGTCCAGGACGTTCAAAAAATAATCGATCACGCTCATCAGGTGGGCGCCCTGGTTATCCTGGATGTGTACCAATCCGCCGGCATCTTGCCCATCGATG is part of the Terriglobia bacterium genome and harbors:
- a CDS encoding aminotransferase class V-fold PLP-dependent enzyme yields the protein MSSLLQWRKEFPILESTCYMISNSLGAMPRKTYDDLRQYADTWARRGVRAWEEAWWMIPAEVGDLMAPLIGAGSGEVIMQTNVTLTQAQILSCFEFKPPRDKIVCEAMNFPSVMYLYQQATRRGARFETVPSHDGIHTPTEAMLQAIDEETLLVPMSHVIFKSAYVQDVQKIIDHAHQVGALVILDVYQSAGILPIDVKALNVDVVIGGCLKWLCGGPGNAFLYVRPDLYEKLEPALTGWLSHESPFDFEPPPIRRRHDVWRFLSGTPPIPAHYAARAGLEIVNRIGVSAIRENSVRQTARLIALADEAGLTVNSPRDPDQRGGTVSVDLPGAMEVARELVRRDFLVDYRPGAGIRLSPHFYNTDDEIDAVVGEIKKVSNSQAVSSVRR
- a CDS encoding ACT domain-containing protein codes for the protein MPISKQLTVVLENKPGALAELCTELSKLAVNITAIMAPESKSQTPLRMVTSSHETAKRVLTSMNLKFTEESVLTLRVSDRPGSLGRLTRKLAENEINIEYIYGSIVKGMGKALIVVAVSDNERAAKLV